The sequence below is a genomic window from Nitrososphaerota archaeon.
GCTTCATAGGAGCATGCAGCGACTACTCTACCATGCCCCTTTTTTGGATCTGCACCTATTACGAGTGACCTTCCGATAAGCTCTGGATTACGTGCCTTTTCAGCAGAAGCGTAAAACGCATCAAGATCAACATGCAAAATCATTCTTGGCAATTTTCAACTGCTAAAAGTCCCCAAGGCTTGCTTGTTTCGAAGAAAACCCCTCAACATTAGACCACTGTTGCTCTATCATACCTGCAAGTCTCCTGAACTCATTAACAGAAGCAGGCCCGAAACCAGCAAAGTGGTTATTGAAGAAGATAAAGCCATCGGCAAAGGAGTCGCTCTTCTCTTCAACCCTCTTGACCCATTTTTTCATCATGTCAGATTGATCCTTCTGAATACCTGTAAAATGCTCAATCTCCCTGTCACCCACCATTCTCAGATACAGAAAGTCAGCAGTCATTTCAGTAGGAGTTTCAAGATACTGTGTAATAGCCCAAGCCATACTTACATTCTTGTCTTTGAGAAGCTTATAGATATCATCTCTGAACCATGATTTGTGCCTGAATTCTATTGCGTATCTGATATCCTTGTCTATTAGCTGAAGAAAATCCTTCAAACCCTCAAGATCCTTTTCATACTTGAAGGATGGAGGCAGTTGGACGACTACGCCGCCAAGCTTCTTTCCGAAGCCCTTCATTGTTTTTTGGAAATATGCAATATCGTTATCTATGCCAACAAGATGCTTGTCATGCGTCATCCTCTTAGGGAGCTTTGCTGTGAAGACAAAATCATCAGGCGTAATAGCCTTCCAGTTAGATATCATAGGAGGGTTTGGTATCCTGTAAAAACTCGAATCTATCTCAACAGCATTGAAGACTCGTGAATAGAACTTCAAAAAGTCAGACTGAGGAGTACCTGCTGGGTAAAACGGACCAATCCAATCTTTGTAGCCCCAGCCGCTGCATCCTATTCTGAGTTTTTTTGCCCAGCCGCTTTTCTTAGGCAATGCCGCTTTAACGATCTTCCCGCAGTATAAGACTTTTCGAAGGCTCTTTATTGCAGGATTTTTAGCGCTAGCGTCTAAATGGATAACGCTCCTACAGATAATCTTCAACGTATTGTAAGAAGAAATACAGTACTTCTTTCTGCAGGGCAAGTAGTATCAACGACCTCAACGCAGATTACTGCCATAATAGGGGCCCTACAACTTTCCAACTCTCTGGTGACCCATCGCTAGCAGGGCTTGTCTTTTCTCTAACTTGGGCTGGGAGAATCTTTGTTTCTTATGTAAGTGGATTTTTTATGGATAAAATGGGACGGAAACCAATTCTCCTTATTGGAGGGATCCTGACCATGTTAACATCCGTCATGCTAGGCTTATCGGTCTTGACAAAGAATCTCCTTGGCATGCTTGCAGTGTTCTTCATCTACGGCATTGGAACTGCCATCCTGAACCAGAACAGAGTTGCCATTACTGACATGTACTCAGAATCAAAGATGGGTACCGCTGTAGGCTATCTTTACACATCGTCCATAATTGGTGCTCTGCTAGCCATCCCTCTCGTTGCGATCGTTGAACCGATTTCGCAAAATCTGGGAGTAAATGAATATGCTCTGTTATGGATAGCAGGGGCAGCAATTCTGCTTGTAGCCATACTTACAACATTTATGATAAAACCTGATACAAAAGAAATTGCAAACACAGTCAGGAGCCGGATTAAGACGACTAACCAGCAAGAAAGCAAACTACCTAGATCTGCTGGAATACTGGTTTCGTTCATCGTTTCCGCATTATCGTCAGGGATAATGGTTGCCATGATGTCCTTGTTATCTCTTCATATGAGCCAGCACAACGTATCAGTAACTCTCATTACCGTAGCAGTTACAATACATATAATCGGAATGTTCGCCTTTTCGCTTCCGTTCGGGAGGATTGTGGATAAGATCAGTGCCAAAAACGTCATGATACTTGGCTCCCTGATTACAGGGCTTGGAGGCTTGATCACTCCCCTCTCAACTAATTACTTCATTGGAACGTTTGGGATATTTCTGGTGGGGCTGGGGTGGAGCGCCGCTACCATATCGACAACTGCACTGATATCTTCCCTTGCTACACCATCGGTCAGAGGGAGGACGTTAGGCTTGAACGATACGCTGATAGGCTTTGCTTCAATTTCAGCTCCTTTTGCTGGCGGTGTAGTGATAGGTGCTTACGGCTTCCTCGCATTTGGGCTATACGGCTTCCTGTTATCGGTACCTGCGATAATTGCAGCAACTTTGCTGAAAGGTGACAGACCTACTCCACTACGTTAATTTGACGATACAGCACCGGAAGCCAAATATGAGTAGACCAGATATGCTCCCGCAAGAAGTAGGACTATCCCAGAAACCTTCTGAATCTTCTCTGTTATCCGTGCTATTCTGCGCACGATAGCGTCATTTGCCGTAGCTGTCAGAATGCTTGTTAGCATTAGGGGAACTGCAAGGCCGATAGAATAGGTTAGCATCGTTGCAAGAGCTCCTAAACCTGGTACGGTTGAAGCATAGACCAAGACAGCAAAGAATATTGGAAATGTGCAACCTGCACCTGCGAATGCGTACGCTATGCCATAGGTGAAGAAGCCTGTAGGCCTGACGCCTATGCTTGGAGCATTGCCTATGATGGGTATGTTCAGCTCGAAGACTTTTGCTATCCCAATTGCTATGATTATGATAGCGGCTGCCAATGTAAGATGAGGCACTACAGCTCTTATCGCACCTGAAGCTATGCTGAGAATCATTCCAACAGAGATGAAGACCAAAAACACTCCAAATATTGCAGTAAACGCCCCCCTAACAGCCCCTTTTAGAGAAACTTTGCCTCCGAGCAGGTATCCGATCAATCCTGGCAGGAGGGCATAGCCGCATGGTGAGAGCAAG
It includes:
- a CDS encoding DUF72 domain-containing protein — encoded protein: MPCRKKYCISSYNTLKIICRSVIHLDASAKNPAIKSLRKVLYCGKIVKAALPKKSGWAKKLRIGCSGWGYKDWIGPFYPAGTPQSDFLKFYSRVFNAVEIDSSFYRIPNPPMISNWKAITPDDFVFTAKLPKRMTHDKHLVGIDNDIAYFQKTMKGFGKKLGGVVVQLPPSFKYEKDLEGLKDFLQLIDKDIRYAIEFRHKSWFRDDIYKLLKDKNVSMAWAITQYLETPTEMTADFLYLRMVGDREIEHFTGIQKDQSDMMKKWVKRVEEKSDSFADGFIFFNNHFAGFGPASVNEFRRLAGMIEQQWSNVEGFSSKQASLGDF
- a CDS encoding MFS transporter, whose product is MNDLNADYCHNRGPTTFQLSGDPSLAGLVFSLTWAGRIFVSYVSGFFMDKMGRKPILLIGGILTMLTSVMLGLSVLTKNLLGMLAVFFIYGIGTAILNQNRVAITDMYSESKMGTAVGYLYTSSIIGALLAIPLVAIVEPISQNLGVNEYALLWIAGAAILLVAILTTFMIKPDTKEIANTVRSRIKTTNQQESKLPRSAGILVSFIVSALSSGIMVAMMSLLSLHMSQHNVSVTLITVAVTIHIIGMFAFSLPFGRIVDKISAKNVMILGSLITGLGGLITPLSTNYFIGTFGIFLVGLGWSAATISTTALISSLATPSVRGRTLGLNDTLIGFASISAPFAGGVVIGAYGFLAFGLYGFLLSVPAIIAATLLKGDRPTPLR